One part of the Deltaproteobacteria bacterium genome encodes these proteins:
- a CDS encoding rod shape-determining protein, with protein MKLVDYLVGLFSKDLAMDLGTANTLIYMKGEGIVLNEPSVVAISRTNGRVIAVGREAKEFLGRTPQKIVAIRPMKDGVIADFEVTSAMIKYFLGKVHKRSRLFRPRLIVAVPTGITQVEKRAVIESAEQAGARQVHLIEEPMAAAIGAGLPISKPVGNMVVDIGGGTTEVAVISLSAIAYAESVRVAGDEANEAISRYVQQHYQIAIGENEAERIKLRIGSATPLPEPMTMEGSGKEILTGLPRSFKITDRQVREALEEPVNVITESVKRAFEKTPPELAADIYGNGVWLAGGGALLRGLDTLLSSMLDLKVYVEKDPLTTVARGAGQVMESLSDYRQVFLN; from the coding sequence ATGAAACTCGTCGATTACCTCGTTGGCCTATTTTCAAAAGATCTGGCCATGGATCTAGGTACAGCCAACACCCTCATCTACATGAAGGGTGAAGGCATCGTCCTCAATGAGCCTTCGGTGGTGGCCATCAGCCGCACCAATGGCAGAGTAATTGCCGTAGGTAGGGAGGCCAAAGAATTCCTCGGCAGGACCCCACAAAAAATTGTGGCCATTCGGCCTATGAAAGACGGGGTTATAGCTGATTTCGAGGTCACCAGTGCCATGATCAAGTACTTTCTGGGCAAGGTGCACAAGCGTTCTCGCCTCTTTCGGCCCCGACTGATCGTAGCGGTGCCAACTGGCATCACCCAGGTGGAAAAGCGAGCTGTCATAGAGTCGGCTGAGCAGGCTGGCGCTCGCCAGGTGCATTTGATCGAAGAACCTATGGCTGCTGCCATCGGCGCCGGCCTTCCCATAAGCAAGCCGGTGGGAAACATGGTGGTGGACATTGGCGGCGGCACCACCGAGGTGGCGGTAATCTCTCTGTCAGCAATAGCCTACGCCGAATCGGTCAGAGTGGCGGGGGATGAGGCCAATGAAGCCATCAGCCGCTATGTTCAGCAACATTACCAGATAGCCATCGGCGAAAACGAGGCAGAACGGATCAAACTGCGCATCGGTTCTGCCACCCCTTTGCCGGAGCCCATGACCATGGAAGGCAGCGGCAAAGAGATCCTCACAGGTCTGCCGAGATCTTTCAAGATTACTGATCGGCAGGTAAGAGAGGCTCTGGAAGAGCCTGTCAATGTAATCACCGAAAGCGTCAAGCGAGCCTTCGAGAAGACGCCGCCAGAACTGGCTGCTGACATCTATGGCAACGGCGTCTGGCTCGCGGGCGGCGGAGCCCTTCTGCGGGGGCTAGACACCCTGCTGAGCTCCATGCTGGACCTCAAGGTATACGTGGAAAAAGATCCCCTCACCACAGTGGCCCGCGGCGCCGGCCAGGTTATGGAATCATTGTCCGACTACAGGCAGGTATTTCTCAACTAG